Genomic segment of Chiloscyllium plagiosum isolate BGI_BamShark_2017 unplaced genomic scaffold, ASM401019v2 scaf_97651, whole genome shotgun sequence:
GAAGGTGTCATAAATCAAAGCATCAAGCTAAGGTTAATGAGAAAGGCattaaaacaggaaatgttttggaaagcaGGAAGGGATGGAGAGTACAAATTTAAGAGTAAACCAATGGTAAGACTGGAATTTTCAACAAAAGTAAGAGAAATGGAGATGCTccattatgaggaaaggttgagccaatagatatgaagctggaaaagcacagcagaccacacAGCAtccggagcaggaaaatcagtgcTTTGAGCTGGAACCCTTTTGTCGGGAAAGGTTAGACAGGTGAAGCTTGTATCTGCTGGGGTTCAGGtggcttacaaggatgttgccagggttggcaggtttgagctttaaggagaggctgaacaggctggggctgttttccctggagcgtcagaggctgaggggtgatcttatagagatttaccaaattatgaagggcatggataggatacataggcaagatcttttcctggggtgggggagtccagagctagagggtataggtttatggtgagaggggaaagatataaaattgaccgaaggggcaactttttcacgcagagggggttgggatatctggttggcatggatgagttaaaccTAATAGTCtgttttggtgggggggggggcaggggttgGGTAGTGAAGtaaagtaaaataattttgcaGTGAAGTGTCTGGcccgatgggttgaatggtctcctcctgacATGAGTAACACTTAAAGCCCCACCATTGGCAAATGTTTGTGAAGAGTCCAAAGACacgcaggttagatggattggccatacttaattgcccatcgtgcccagggctgtgtaggttaggtgcattaggcatgggaaatgcaggattacaaggataaggtagggggatgggtctggatgggttgctctttggagggttagtgtgtacttgatgggccgaatggcctgtttccacactctgggaaTGCTAATGTGATTGTACGATTCTGAAGTAAATCTGTTAAATTGGAGCTAaaatctcactctcactctctctcattctgcGTTTTGTCCCCCCCCTTTCAGATACGGTCCGATCGCCGCAGTTGAAGCTGTGGTCTCTGTGGTGGATCTTTAACTCAACCGGTTATTACCTGGTGGTTTACTATGTGCAGATCCTGTGGGATAACATTCACCCGTCCAGGGAAAACCGAGGTGTCTACAACGGTGGTGTGGATGCAGCCGCAACCCTGTTAGGTATGGAACACATGCAACCCCTTCCAGTCCTTGGGAATGCTGCATGAATCGCAAAAGGTTGGTtggcaggtgcagcaggtagttaggaaggcaaatggaatattgcccTTCATACAAAAGGGATTGAGGTTAAAGGCAGGGAGGTtatcctgtctgtgtggagtttgcacattcttcccatgtctgcgtgggtttcctccgggtgctccggtttcctcccacagtccaaagatgtgcagttcaggtgaattggccatgctaaattacccatagtgctaggtgtgttggtcagagggaaatgggtctgggtgggttactcttcggagggtcggagtggactggttgggccgaagggcctgtttccacactggagagaatctaatctatgttgcagctgttcagggcgctggtgaggccacacctggattactatgtgcagttttggtcgtcttTCCTGAGAAAgggtgtactggcactggaggggatgcagaggagggtcactaggttgattccagagtcaagggggttggcttatgtggAGAGACTAAgtcgactgggattatattcattggaatttagaagaataaggggggaatcttacagaaactatgaaaggaatagatgagatagaagcagggaggttgtttccactggtgggtgacaTGGGCATGAGAGGGCaatgcctcaaaataagggggggggagcagatttaggactgagttgaggcagaatgtcttcacccacagggttgtgaatctgtggaggcaatgttttttttttaaggcagaggttagtagatttttgaacagtaagggaatGGAGGGTCAGCAGATGGGtggggtaagtggagctgagtctatgaaaagatcagccatgatcttattgagtggcggagcaggctggagggatcagatggcctactctgtgttcctagttcttatgggtGGGGTGCGGTGGGAAATGAGTGTGGTGTGTACTTTCCAGGAAACAACAGCCCCAATCCAGAACAGGCCGGCACGCTGGTATAATTGTGGCCACCACTGGGGCACCTGTGCTTCTCATTATAGATTAATGGAGCACGGtgggaggccattcacccctctGTCCCTGTGCTGTCTTCTGctgctgtatctgctgcccttctggatatggtgccagtcaagaGGGTTGCTTagtcctggatggcgtcaagctccttgagtgttgtttgagctggACCCTTCCacgtaagtggggagtattccatcacactgctgatgtgtgccttgtagatggcggacGAGGATTGGGGAGTCACTGcgggattcccagcctctgacctgctgttggagCCACTGTTTTTGTGGTGAGTCTAGTTAAGTTTCTGCTcattggtaacccccaggatattgataatgggggattcagtgagggtaacactattgaatgacAATAGTGGGCAAGTggggttagattgtctctcattggtgatggtcattgcctggtgcgAGTGTTACTCATCAGCCCAAGGCTGGacattatccagatcttgctgcatttgagcagggactgcttcagtatctgaggggtggGCGAACGGTGCTGAACAcggtacaatcatcagcaaacattcccacctctgacctcacaatggagggaaggttattgaagtAGCCATGTGTTGGGCAGAAAGTTGACATCTCTCCATCACTCTCTCAAGCTCCAGGCTATACCTTGCAGGGTGAGATTGACCACAGCTGACCGTCATGTTAAAAGCAACACCCTCGCTGTCAGCATTCAAGTTGCCTCCACCAGCGCATTCCAAATCACGGCATGGGTTAAAAAGAACCTTCCTCCATCTTGTTCGTTTGTCATTTATCTTTAAACCAGTGGCCTCTGCTTACTGTCTGTTACCACGAGAAATGGTTTTCTATGCAGCTTCTGTTTaaaagtcatgattcggagatgtcggtgttggactgggggggtacaaagttaaaaatcacacaacaccaggttatagtccaacaggtttaattggaagcacactagctttcggagcgacgctccttcatcaggtgatagtgagcgtcgctccgaaagctagtgcttccaattaaacctgttggactataacctggtgttgtgtgatttttaactctgtttaaaAGAAAAGCCTTTATAATTTGAACACATCTATTAAATTCTGCTTAACTCTCTCGATTTGCTGTGAGATGACGAAGCTTGTTGTTGTGATCAATTGCCTGAGGAATATAGCAGTGACTGTACAAGTTTGGGTAGTGTCTCAGTTTACAATCAGTCAAACTTATCCATCCTGAATCCAGACCCCATTGGCTTGTGAACCCTGATCTAATGATTAATTTTAAGTCCGTGATTGGGAATGTGTGTCCTGCCTTCACCTCCAATGTGAAAAATAAATCCATCCAGGCCAAACCACTCTCTGCGGTTTGTTTACTGCTAAAATAACAGCATGCCATGGAGGTGAAGTCTTTCAGGGAGCAGTGAGAGAGGGCCGCTCACTCCCACCTCATCACTGATGGATCAATTGCCTGATCATTAGTTGTAAttagtgggagcttgctg
This window contains:
- the LOC122546038 gene encoding reduced folate transporter-like encodes the protein MEEMGAKLCSHCQKAFLKNKNTVRSPQLKLWSLWWIFNSTGYYLVVYYVQILWDNIHPSRENRGVYNGGVDAAATLLE